DNA sequence from the Candidatus Caldatribacterium sp. genome:
GGGAAAAGAAGGAACGTTTCTCTTTTTCCAGACTGCCTTTTTAGCAAGTAGCATTCCGGGAAGCTTTCTCGGCCTTCTCCTTGTGAAGGCGCTGCGACGGATATCCCATGGTGAGCTCTTCTCGCAAAGGGAGTGTTCGAAGTGTTAGAGGCCCTTCATCCAATACCAAAGGAGAAGCGGTATCTTGCAGGGTTTGATTTCTTCCTTCTTTGGGTTGGTGCTGCAGTAGCGGTGTCGGAAATCTGGGCAGGTGGTATTCTTGCTCCTTTGGGCTTTTTGGGGGGTCTTTCCGCCATTCTCCTTGGGCACCTTGTAGGGAACACCCCCTTTGCCCTTGGGGGAGTGCTCGGAAGTGACTGGGGAGTGCCCGCCATGGTTTCCGTGCGACTCGCCTTTGGAAGGTGGGGTTCGTACCTTGCCTCCTTCCTGAACATCCTGCAGCTTGTTGGCTGGACAGCTGTTATGGTCATTATCTGCGCCCAGGCTGGGGACGGAATCATGCAGGTGCTCTTTGGTTTCTCAAGTTTCCGACTCCTTCTTATCATCGCCGGTGTGGTGAGTACCTTCTGGGCCCTTCTTGAAACTTCCTGGTGGCAGTGGATGCAACGAATTGCCGTGCTCGCTCTTTCGGCTCTCTCTGGGGTTATGACCTTTGTGGCGCTGCGGGGAATCTCGTTCTCGGAACTTCTCAACCTTAGAGGGGACGGTTCTCTCCCGTGGGGGGCCGGGTTTGACCTTGTTGTGGCTATGCCCATTTCCTGGCTTCCCCTTGTGGCGGACTACACGCGATTTGCCCGGAGCACAAAAGGGGCTTTCTGGGGTACATGGTGGGGGTATTTTGTGGCGAGTTCTTGGATGTACGCTGTGGGCCTTGTGAGCTCTCTGACCACGGGACAGAAAGACCCCCTTCCTGCCATGGTGGCCCTCGGTCTTGGTTCTGCGGCCCTTCTCATCGTTCTTTTCTCCACTTTCACTACGACTTTTCTTGATATTTACTCTGCATCGGTTTCTTTCCTCAACGTGTATCCGAAGCTCAAGGGGAAGCTTACTACCGTTCTTTTCGGTGCCTCTGGGACGCTCCTTGCCCTTGTTTTCCCTATGGAACGGTACGAGAGTTTTCTCTTCCTCATCGGTGCAGTATTCACCCCTCTTTTTGGAGTGGTTATTTTCGACTACTTTGTCCTTCGCCGCAGAAAAGTCACCCTCTCAGACTTCTACGAGAAGTGTCCTTCCCTTATCTGGGAAGGGATTGTGTCCTGGATTTTCGGGGTTGGAGTTTACGCCCTCTTTTTGAAATTTCTCCCCGCTTTCGGGGCGTCAATCCCAAGTTTCCTTCTCCCCGGAGGCCTGTACCTTCTTTTGAGGAGGAAAAGGAAATGAACCTCGTAGAAAGGTGCAAAGAGGCTCTCTCCTTGGTGCGGAAAAGGAAACCCCTTGTCCACCACATAACGAACATTGTGGTGGTTAACGACAACGCAAACACCATGCTCTCTCTGGGCGCGCTGCCGGTCATGGCGTTTGCCCGGGAAGAAGTGGAGGAGATGGTTTCCCAGGCTCAGGCTCTCGTGGTGAACCTTGGGACGCTCACGGCTGAGGTTTTAGAGAGTGCTCTCAAAGCGGGGAAAAGGGCAAACGCCTTGGGCATTCCTGTGGTCCTTGACCCGGTCGGTGCTGGGGCAACGCTTTTTCGGAAGGAGAGTTCCCTCTTTTTCCTCGAGCATGTACGTGTTACCATTCTTCGGGGGAACGCGGCAGAGATTCGAGCTCTCCTTGGGCTTTCTTCCCGTATGCGGGGGGTGGAATCGGAAGAGGAAGAAGGGGGCCGCCTGGGACTTGCCCGGGAGGCAGCCCGGAGGTTCTCCACGGTTGCCGCAATTACTGGTCCTG
Encoded proteins:
- the cytX gene encoding putative hydroxymethylpyrimidine transporter CytX, with translation MLEALHPIPKEKRYLAGFDFFLLWVGAAVAVSEIWAGGILAPLGFLGGLSAILLGHLVGNTPFALGGVLGSDWGVPAMVSVRLAFGRWGSYLASFLNILQLVGWTAVMVIICAQAGDGIMQVLFGFSSFRLLLIIAGVVSTFWALLETSWWQWMQRIAVLALSALSGVMTFVALRGISFSELLNLRGDGSLPWGAGFDLVVAMPISWLPLVADYTRFARSTKGAFWGTWWGYFVASSWMYAVGLVSSLTTGQKDPLPAMVALGLGSAALLIVLFSTFTTTFLDIYSASVSFLNVYPKLKGKLTTVLFGASGTLLALVFPMERYESFLFLIGAVFTPLFGVVIFDYFVLRRRKVTLSDFYEKCPSLIWEGIVSWIFGVGVYALFLKFLPAFGASIPSFLLPGGLYLLLRRKRK
- the thiM gene encoding hydroxyethylthiazole kinase codes for the protein MNLVERCKEALSLVRKRKPLVHHITNIVVVNDNANTMLSLGALPVMAFAREEVEEMVSQAQALVVNLGTLTAEVLESALKAGKRANALGIPVVLDPVGAGATLFRKESSLFFLEHVRVTILRGNAAEIRALLGLSSRMRGVESEEEEGGRLGLAREAARRFSTVAAITGPVDYVSDGERVVALHNGHPMLTRVTGTGCMATSLCGAFVGAVGAPFLAALAALGFLGVCAEKAISSAMGPGSFRASLFDAMYNLQEDEFAANLRLEVLS